A window of Pantoea agglomerans contains these coding sequences:
- a CDS encoding replication protein P produces MTNRVAVYDDLQQSKGPGMDGISARPDNRGFNSTAEQLVDTLFSSLKLVFPASISTILKEPRDEAAAKRQWVAAFVENGITSKQQLSAGMKRARASGSPFWPSPGQFISWCRDGENGAAGLPDENTLYDMVMRYSARRGLYNSPEAYPWQANAHYWLVTGLYSMMRAQGLTEQELSMKCRSELRKMAARIQSGELIPPPRAQVEKLYVPASTERAVAHIRQLKALLKANGTKRRS; encoded by the coding sequence ATGACGAATCGTGTAGCAGTTTACGATGACCTGCAGCAAAGCAAGGGGCCCGGCATGGATGGTATCAGCGCTCGGCCGGACAATCGTGGTTTCAACTCAACTGCGGAGCAGTTGGTGGACACACTCTTCAGTAGTCTGAAGCTGGTCTTTCCCGCTTCCATCAGCACGATTCTAAAAGAACCCAGGGATGAAGCAGCAGCGAAACGCCAATGGGTTGCCGCGTTCGTCGAAAACGGCATTACCTCTAAACAGCAGCTATCAGCAGGGATGAAGCGAGCACGTGCCAGCGGTTCACCGTTCTGGCCATCACCTGGGCAGTTCATCAGCTGGTGCAGGGACGGTGAAAATGGCGCTGCAGGCTTGCCGGATGAAAATACGCTTTATGACATGGTTATGCGCTACAGTGCACGCCGCGGTCTATATAACTCTCCAGAAGCCTATCCGTGGCAAGCCAATGCGCACTACTGGTTGGTAACAGGCCTGTACAGCATGATGCGCGCGCAAGGGCTGACGGAGCAGGAGCTAAGCATGAAGTGTCGCAGTGAATTGCGTAAGATGGCTGCACGTATCCAGTCTGGTGAGTTGATTCCGCCACCCCGCGCTCAGGTTGAGAAGCTATACGTGCCAGCCAGTACCGAAAGGGCAGTGGCACATATCAGGCAGTTGAAGGCTTTGCTCAAAGCAAATGGCACAAAGCGCCGGAGTTAA
- a CDS encoding recombinase family protein: MLSRYEGGHHDKKAIAYVRFSNASQQYGDSLRRQNALISEWLSQHPDYELDDTTYQDLGLSAYSGMNATRGALYDFLDAVEHGYIAAGTVLLVESLDRLSREKISDATERLRSILRSGVEVVTLCDHTHYCIDSLDDPYILIKAILIAQRANEESETKSRRMRAAWQKKREDAAATGKLITRSCPRWLTVSPDGEKFELIEEHARTINVIFRLRLKGSSLNGITKTLNERGVPTLTGEIGRWNPSTIESLLGNKALTGTFTPSYQTMAKGVSEISGYFPQVVPDKLFHDVQSVRLARFGNPGVSDNPYLINIFRSLMYCGTCGHSIILTSVDKKGRGYYACPMRRLKRCNEPAIRRDHVDAALVDVLLCSMDMLQANGTVVGTASRLESRLVELNMSINRLIAALQIAPDVPELAMKVRELSKELRAGELKLRALRSRGVAGSREWIAALNLADRRNRERCRDYAARHIDRLFLHSAEGRCDVHLLNGLKLINFPLKKKLPVSSFISSLAYLCGDTLIL; the protein is encoded by the coding sequence ATGCTGTCACGATATGAGGGAGGTCATCATGATAAAAAAGCCATAGCCTATGTAAGATTTTCAAATGCTTCCCAGCAGTACGGTGACTCCCTGCGTCGTCAGAACGCGCTCATTTCTGAGTGGTTGTCCCAGCATCCGGATTATGAGCTCGATGACACAACCTACCAGGATCTGGGGCTCAGTGCTTACAGCGGTATGAACGCTACCCGCGGCGCGCTTTACGATTTCCTGGACGCAGTAGAGCACGGGTACATTGCTGCAGGAACCGTTCTTCTGGTAGAGAGCCTGGACAGGCTTTCACGTGAAAAAATCAGCGATGCCACCGAACGGCTGAGGAGCATCCTGCGGTCCGGCGTCGAAGTAGTCACGCTGTGTGATCATACTCACTACTGCATCGATTCGCTTGATGACCCTTATATCCTCATTAAAGCTATCCTCATCGCACAACGAGCGAATGAAGAGAGCGAGACGAAGTCACGACGCATGCGTGCGGCCTGGCAGAAAAAACGGGAAGATGCGGCGGCAACCGGAAAGCTCATTACGCGCAGCTGCCCGCGCTGGCTGACTGTTTCGCCTGACGGTGAGAAGTTTGAGCTGATTGAAGAACATGCCAGAACCATTAATGTGATATTCAGGCTCAGACTTAAAGGCTCCTCACTGAATGGCATCACGAAAACGCTCAATGAACGCGGCGTTCCAACCTTGACGGGGGAAATTGGGCGATGGAATCCCAGCACCATTGAAAGTCTGCTTGGCAACAAGGCCCTGACAGGCACGTTTACTCCGTCTTATCAGACGATGGCAAAAGGAGTAAGCGAAATCAGCGGGTATTTTCCTCAGGTGGTTCCGGACAAACTGTTCCACGACGTGCAGAGCGTCCGTCTCGCCCGATTCGGTAACCCTGGCGTCAGCGACAATCCTTATCTCATTAATATTTTCAGATCCCTGATGTACTGCGGAACGTGCGGGCATTCCATCATTTTGACCAGCGTCGACAAAAAGGGCCGGGGCTATTACGCCTGTCCAATGAGGCGGCTGAAGCGCTGCAACGAGCCGGCCATACGCCGCGATCACGTTGATGCTGCGCTGGTGGACGTCCTGCTGTGCAGCATGGATATGCTGCAGGCAAACGGAACCGTAGTGGGCACCGCCAGTCGGCTAGAAAGCCGGCTGGTCGAACTCAATATGAGCATCAACCGGCTTATCGCCGCGCTTCAGATTGCGCCGGACGTTCCTGAGCTGGCCATGAAGGTGCGGGAACTGAGCAAAGAGCTACGGGCGGGTGAACTGAAGCTTCGCGCCCTCAGAAGCAGAGGTGTAGCAGGTTCCAGAGAGTGGATTGCCGCACTGAACCTGGCCGACAGGCGCAACCGTGAACGATGCCGCGACTACGCTGCCCGACATATAGACAGGCTGTTTCTGCATAGCGCAGAGGGGCGTTGCGACGTGCACCTTCTTAATGGGCTCAAGCTAATCAACTTTCCGCTAAAGAAAAAGCTTCCCGTCTCATCCTTCATCAGCAGTCTTGCCTACCTGTGCGGAGACACGCTGATACTCTGA
- a CDS encoding replication protein P codes for MKYCARRGLYKTPEKYPWKTNADYWMVTSLYSTMRAQGLSEQELRLKCRRELQRMAMRI; via the coding sequence ATGAAATACTGCGCCCGACGGGGCCTGTATAAAACTCCTGAAAAATATCCCTGGAAGACTAACGCGGATTACTGGATGGTCACGAGCCTGTACAGCACGATGCGCGCGCAAGGGCTTTCTGAGCAGGAGCTGCGTCTGAAGTGTCGCAGAGAACTGCAGAGAATGGCCATGCGCATTTAG
- a CDS encoding helix-turn-helix domain-containing protein yields the protein MSEEFIKEMTAEHIKSMRMKTGLTQEEFCEHFGLNLNTFRHWERGDRKPTGSSLVLLNMIESSGHEVLKILNGVKKTEGHMSDGKSLLIDIFERRKFLTLEDYISSNEFNIETIPPLLRANGFPYVKAYEQSNSVIFMAGYELNTLKEVLKVDMRKKSYCGDFKKIIDKTYLVAYALEQDLRDAVFWSPAMRKERVENILKEIDVDSEFYNNVLRNW from the coding sequence ATGAGTGAAGAGTTCATAAAAGAAATGACTGCTGAACACATTAAAAGTATGAGGATGAAAACAGGACTAACCCAAGAAGAGTTTTGCGAACATTTTGGTCTAAATCTCAATACCTTTCGTCATTGGGAAAGAGGTGACCGCAAACCTACAGGTTCATCATTGGTTCTTTTGAACATGATCGAAAGTTCTGGACATGAGGTTCTGAAGATCCTTAACGGTGTAAAGAAGACCGAGGGGCATATGTCTGATGGAAAGAGTTTGCTGATTGATATTTTTGAACGAAGGAAATTTCTAACGCTTGAGGATTATATTTCTTCTAATGAATTTAATATTGAAACTATTCCTCCTTTATTAAGGGCTAATGGTTTTCCATATGTTAAGGCGTATGAACAAAGTAATAGTGTTATTTTCATGGCGGGGTATGAATTAAATACTCTTAAGGAGGTTTTGAAAGTCGATATGAGAAAAAAATCATATTGTGGTGATTTTAAAAAAATTATTGATAAAACTTATTTAGTTGCCTATGCCCTTGAGCAAGATTTACGTGATGCTGTTTTTTGGTCTCCAGCAATGAGAAAAGAACGTGTAGAAAATATTTTGAAAGAAATTGATGTTGATAGTGAATTTTATAATAATGTATTAAGGAATTGGTAA
- the tmk gene encoding dTMP kinase → MKGKLISFEGIDGSGKGTQSTLLHEKLKKIGVDSILFSFPCYDKTFFGKEIGAFLRGEFGGIDEVHPKLASILYAMDRYEMRDSILSSLEDDKIVICDRYIDSNIAHQASKLPGGEKKEFIKWIEELEYGFNKMPSPDITFFLDVPIEVSRELVLKKQKRNYTDSSEDIHEKAHGYLQKVYEAYLAIDYGKRWQKIECCNGLIMKHPEEINENVMDILNMELIIK, encoded by the coding sequence ATGAAGGGTAAGTTAATAAGTTTCGAAGGTATTGATGGGAGCGGTAAAGGAACGCAATCCACACTTCTGCACGAAAAATTAAAAAAAATAGGAGTAGATTCAATACTTTTTAGCTTCCCTTGCTATGACAAAACTTTTTTTGGAAAAGAAATAGGCGCTTTTTTACGAGGGGAATTTGGCGGTATAGATGAAGTTCATCCTAAACTTGCTTCAATACTTTATGCAATGGATCGCTATGAAATGCGAGATAGCATATTAAGCAGCTTGGAAGATGATAAAATTGTTATTTGTGATCGATATATAGATTCAAATATTGCTCATCAAGCATCGAAACTTCCTGGTGGCGAAAAAAAAGAATTCATAAAATGGATTGAAGAACTTGAGTATGGTTTTAATAAAATGCCTTCTCCGGATATTACATTCTTTCTGGACGTGCCCATTGAGGTTTCTAGAGAATTAGTGTTAAAAAAACAGAAAAGGAATTATACTGATTCTTCTGAAGATATACATGAAAAAGCCCATGGTTATCTCCAAAAAGTGTATGAGGCATATCTGGCTATAGATTATGGTAAAAGATGGCAAAAAATCGAATGTTGCAACGGTTTAATTATGAAACATCCTGAAGAAATTAATGAGAATGTTATGGATATTCTGAACATGGAATTAATAATAAAATGA
- a CDS encoding general stress protein — MSERRGGKGNFAENPERAAEAGWKGGQASGGNFRKNPERAIEAGRKGGKISRRGKA, encoded by the coding sequence ATGAGTGAGCGTCGTGGTGGTAAGGGTAATTTTGCCGAAAATCCTGAGCGGGCAGCTGAGGCGGGCTGGAAAGGCGGACAAGCCAGCGGTGGTAACTTTCGTAAAAATCCTGAAAGGGCAATAGAAGCAGGCAGAAAGGGTGGCAAAATCAGCCGAAGAGGCAAAGCCTGA
- a CDS encoding GGDEF domain-containing protein produces MIVKDIREALSLHSPLGRSISIFLLLLLFTVSGSNTWALYSNWHKRVREMADEAMNLSVSQARQAEDTFLQVEFTLRDILREVREHGMPDIRSPSMHRFLQIHHERLAQLHGLFIYNAAGHWIATAGEKVPENPDNSDREYFQWHRSHPDNAIHIGKVLRSRSTGDLIIPVSARMDDSTGNFAGVVLATVRVDYFRQFYSYFELGARDILALTLADSTVLYARPYPDAFINKSVISSPVFTAHSAESKSGSNIWHSELDGVERIHGYARLKRFPLVVISGYDKAAARAQWLKEQLPGVIVNGMLLVVILFMGIMVLRQAGTHIRNQKELTRTRDRLTSINQTLQSLALVDGLTGLANRRQFDVFLKDSLKRSARTGKPISLLLAQIDWFRDYEKREGQEAAQSLLQATGAVLREMSLLGTDMPARFDEEKFAILMPDTLPEMALEVGSQFLQAVRLRKFSIPAGKMPESVMSLSVGYASLTGTGSGDDASRLLQRAGEALNEAIEKGGNQVAQHKRR; encoded by the coding sequence ATGATAGTCAAAGATATCCGGGAAGCGTTATCCCTCCATAGTCCTCTGGGACGAAGCATCAGCATTTTTTTGCTGTTGCTGCTTTTTACTGTGTCGGGCAGCAATACCTGGGCTCTGTACAGTAACTGGCATAAGCGCGTCAGGGAAATGGCTGATGAAGCGATGAATCTGTCTGTTTCACAGGCAAGGCAGGCAGAAGATACTTTTCTGCAGGTAGAGTTTACTCTCAGAGATATTCTGCGGGAAGTCCGGGAGCATGGCATGCCGGATATCCGCTCGCCTTCCATGCACCGCTTTCTGCAGATACATCATGAAAGGCTGGCTCAGCTGCACGGTTTATTTATTTATAATGCGGCGGGCCACTGGATAGCGACAGCCGGAGAAAAGGTGCCAGAGAATCCTGACAACTCCGATCGGGAATATTTTCAGTGGCACAGAAGCCATCCCGACAATGCGATACATATCGGAAAAGTGCTCCGCAGTCGCTCTACAGGTGACTTAATCATCCCCGTCTCAGCACGTATGGATGACAGCACAGGCAACTTTGCGGGCGTTGTGCTTGCCACTGTTCGGGTAGATTACTTCCGGCAGTTCTATAGCTATTTTGAACTGGGTGCCCGGGATATTCTGGCTCTGACCCTGGCGGACAGTACAGTTCTTTACGCCCGTCCGTACCCTGATGCTTTTATCAACAAAAGCGTCATCAGCAGCCCGGTATTTACTGCACACTCGGCTGAATCAAAAAGCGGTAGCAACATCTGGCATTCTGAGCTGGATGGAGTTGAACGCATTCATGGCTATGCCCGCCTGAAGCGATTTCCGCTGGTGGTCATTTCTGGGTATGACAAAGCGGCTGCCCGGGCACAATGGCTGAAGGAACAGCTGCCTGGTGTGATTGTGAATGGGATGCTGCTGGTCGTTATTCTGTTTATGGGGATAATGGTGTTACGTCAGGCAGGCACGCATATTCGTAATCAGAAGGAACTGACACGGACGCGGGATCGCCTGACATCGATAAATCAGACCCTGCAATCTCTTGCGCTGGTTGACGGCCTGACCGGACTGGCAAATCGCCGGCAGTTCGATGTGTTTCTGAAAGACAGTTTGAAGCGCTCAGCCAGAACCGGCAAGCCGATCTCCTTGCTCCTTGCGCAAATTGACTGGTTCAGGGATTACGAGAAAAGAGAGGGGCAGGAAGCTGCTCAGAGCTTACTGCAGGCAACCGGAGCCGTGCTTCGGGAAATGTCTTTGTTGGGGACAGATATGCCGGCGAGATTTGATGAGGAAAAGTTCGCCATTCTTATGCCTGATACGCTGCCAGAAATGGCGCTGGAGGTGGGAAGCCAGTTCCTGCAGGCTGTACGCTTGCGTAAGTTTTCCATCCCAGCTGGAAAGATGCCTGAAAGTGTGATGAGTCTTAGTGTGGGTTATGCTTCGCTCACCGGAACCGGCAGTGGTGACGATGCGTCCAGGCTTTTGCAGCGAGCCGGTGAGGCACTGAACGAAGCCATCGAAAAAGGAGGCAACCAGGTCGCGCAGCATAAGCGACGGTAG
- a CDS encoding antiterminator Q family protein, with amino-acid sequence MRDIQQVLERWGAWAANHHETMTWYHTAAGFGRLIPDKVLSRPQCSDNDALIISTCIARLCKNNRDMHDLLIDYYVLGYTFMCLAKKHGCSDGHIGKRLQKAEGLIEGMLIMLNVPLEMDRHVQRFASVCPVE; translated from the coding sequence ATGCGCGATATACAACAGGTACTTGAGCGCTGGGGCGCGTGGGCTGCTAATCATCACGAAACGATGACCTGGTATCATACTGCAGCAGGCTTCGGTCGCTTAATCCCCGATAAGGTTTTATCACGCCCTCAGTGCAGTGATAACGATGCACTTATTATCAGCACATGCATTGCCAGACTCTGTAAAAATAACCGTGATATGCATGACCTCCTGATTGATTATTATGTGCTGGGTTATACATTTATGTGCCTGGCAAAGAAACATGGCTGCTCTGACGGACATATAGGGAAAAGGTTACAGAAAGCAGAAGGGCTGATTGAAGGAATGCTGATAATGCTCAATGTTCCGCTTGAAATGGACCGGCATGTCCAGCGTTTTGCGAGTGTCTGTCCTGTAGAATAA
- a CDS encoding lysozyme yields MPTINRKAGAAGAVCTVGVIVAIVLSGGQVRTNQRGLELIGNAEGCRREPYICPAGIITDGIGNTHSTQPGRRKTDEQIAADWQQNILDAEACVNRYAAGIRLPDNTFSAAVSIAFNVGCPKMQKSTMFRYFRHGQLVDGCNEFPRWVFGGGKELPGLVTRREEERQLCLKGVK; encoded by the coding sequence ATGCCAACAATTAACAGAAAAGCCGGCGCAGCAGGCGCGGTATGTACTGTTGGTGTCATCGTTGCAATCGTGCTTTCGGGCGGCCAGGTGCGCACTAACCAGCGCGGGCTGGAACTCATTGGTAATGCAGAAGGGTGCCGGCGTGAGCCGTATATATGTCCCGCGGGCATCATTACCGATGGCATAGGTAACACGCACAGTACTCAGCCAGGCAGACGCAAAACTGACGAGCAGATAGCTGCAGACTGGCAACAAAATATCCTGGACGCCGAGGCATGCGTCAATCGCTACGCCGCCGGCATTCGACTGCCGGATAACACATTTTCCGCTGCGGTCTCGATTGCATTCAATGTCGGCTGTCCAAAAATGCAGAAATCAACGATGTTCCGCTATTTCCGCCATGGGCAGCTGGTGGACGGATGCAATGAATTTCCCCGGTGGGTTTTCGGTGGAGGCAAAGAGCTGCCCGGGTTGGTGACACGTCGCGAGGAAGAAAGGCAGCTTTGCCTGAAGGGTGTGAAATGA
- a CDS encoding lysis protein, giving the protein MMRYVLLCLCLVSLGAGLLASHYHDKATEWRAAVHQTQQLAKQQDATISEMQRRQREVAALDAKYTKELADAQATINQLHHDVIAGHKRLYLKTRRSAMPEGKAPGASGVDDAARTRSAKSAERDYFTLRRRIELARKQIAGLQQYIREQCLK; this is encoded by the coding sequence ATGATGCGGTATGTGCTGCTGTGCCTCTGTCTGGTTTCGCTGGGAGCCGGACTGCTCGCCAGCCATTATCACGACAAAGCCACAGAATGGCGCGCGGCAGTACATCAGACGCAACAGCTGGCGAAGCAGCAGGACGCCACTATCAGCGAAATGCAGAGGCGACAGCGTGAGGTTGCCGCGCTCGATGCGAAATACACAAAGGAGCTAGCCGATGCTCAGGCGACTATTAATCAGCTTCACCATGACGTTATTGCTGGTCACAAGCGGCTGTACCTCAAAACCCGCCGTTCAGCCATGCCAGAGGGTAAAGCCCCCGGCGCCAGCGGCGTGGATGATGCAGCCCGCACCCGATCTGCTAAGTCCGCTGAACGGGATTATTTCACTCTCAGACGTCGAATCGAGCTCGCCAGAAAGCAAATAGCCGGTTTGCAGCAGTACATCAGAGAGCAGTGTCTGAAATAA
- a CDS encoding BRO family protein — protein sequence MNELIFNNHSVVPFDNGDGKIWFTGEQLAELLDYADSKKISNIYNRHKDEFTESMTCILKVRTCSNNNEIHYIKVRAFSVRGSHLIGMLSRTKVAKDLRIWLLNLAEKESGIELGQLPVNELASLTGQKLHDAIAGFDQKSFALRGQRGSGLMAQRKRDIKRVKEATRLALSLTQMAIPDLGEFSLEETS from the coding sequence ATGAATGAACTGATATTTAACAATCACAGTGTCGTGCCATTTGACAACGGTGACGGGAAAATCTGGTTTACAGGCGAGCAGCTTGCTGAGTTGCTGGATTACGCGGACAGCAAAAAGATTTCAAATATTTATAACCGCCACAAAGATGAATTCACGGAGAGCATGACCTGTATCCTCAAAGTGAGGACTTGTAGTAATAACAATGAGATACATTACATCAAGGTAAGGGCATTTTCTGTCCGTGGCTCTCACCTCATCGGGATGCTCTCCAGAACGAAAGTCGCTAAGGATTTGCGTATCTGGCTGCTGAACCTGGCAGAAAAAGAGTCGGGTATCGAACTCGGTCAGCTCCCGGTCAACGAACTGGCCAGCCTTACAGGTCAGAAACTTCACGATGCCATTGCAGGCTTTGACCAGAAATCCTTTGCCTTACGGGGGCAGCGCGGCAGCGGACTCATGGCCCAGCGTAAGCGCGATATCAAACGTGTGAAAGAAGCGACGCGTCTGGCACTCAGCCTTACACAGATGGCCATTCCGGATCTGGGCGAGTTTTCTCTGGAGGAAACATCATGA